The sequence below is a genomic window from Mercenaria mercenaria strain notata chromosome 14, MADL_Memer_1, whole genome shotgun sequence.
gagaggtgttgcatatttcattatctctcatgaacagactcaatcaaaccgagtctgctattattctgcttaattgcattctttgttttcaaaagtatatttttacagattttattttattatgaaaagaCCTACTAAAGAGGTCTTTCTTATCATGccatataaaatatgaaaaaaagttatattatttaCCCATGCGGAAGCATTTTCTTATATCTTTTCTTTTACAGTGGCATACTTAATTAGGGGCAATCACCTCAACAATTGTAAAAACAGTAAAACTGCCCAGTACCTATGGATCCTTTGCCAGAATCATCGAAAAATAATCTTAGAATGCAAGTACTAAGTAGTGTCTAACAGATGCGTCAATACATTCAATTTATGGAACGTAATTACAGCTGTGGTAGCGTATTcatcaattttatgtttacaCATCAATAGCATTGTGCAACTATTCAAACAACAAACATCAATCACAAGGTAGATTGCACAACAACACTACGCATCTGCAGAGACAAGTGACAAGATAGGAGATTGGCCTGTGCCCTCCGCGAAAGCAATCCTTTACTGTACCCTAAAACCACTGAGCCTCTCACAGTAGTGACACTAGATATGAAGTAAATGTGAAACATTCAAACTATATGTTTCcatattaagtctatgtaaaacaagagacCACTAGCGGGACCAGTATCAGTCCCAGGGTGTAGAGGACCCTTCAACAATGCTACAGTGCAAATATCTAATCTCTGGGCCTTGCGATGTTGGAGAAGAagctttttaaagtatttccttttagttgccatagcaaccagaattCGGCATGAAGCAGTTTAGGAGTGGGCATCAACCGATCGTATAATCCCACCATGCGTACTATGTTTTAAGTATACTTTAAGGCGTATTTGGGTATTTTAATTAAATTGAGGTTATGATATGAAGAAagacaggttttttttattatatggaAAACCGTTTTGTAAGGACATGAGTTCTACTTACTTTCAGATGCACTGACAGATGCTGTATCATACGTGTGTTCAGGAGCTacaaatatgtacatatataactttttcattataacatattttattacattgatTGTAATAAATGTAGACTGAATAGACAAGACTTCATGATATTAAGATTCAAAGGCGCAATTACAAGGATTTCAATACAATCAATATAAGAATAACTGTTATGATCCTAAATAGTATTACCGATTTATTGTTTGCCTTTTAAGGTGTCCTATACTTAGTTAGAAATAGGTGTGATAAAGAGCAATGAAGTTCAAGTATGAAACGCTTACCACCCTGAGTTCTGTCAAGAATATCATAAGCGGAATTATCTGCTTCAGAAACTGAAATAAACACCATTTTTTCTGATCCAGTAATGCAGTCATCATTCAGTATATAGGtgtgctttttacaaaattggtTTACTCTTTACGAGAAAATAAGGAATGTTTATTCAGCAATACAGTGTAATCAAATTATAACAGTAcgatagaaatttatttattttatttatttgtattttgttgggtttaacgtcaaagcgacataattataggttatatggcgggtttccagctttgatggtggaggaagacaccaacggtagaaaaacaattatgtaaatgaTATTGATAGCGATTTAATTAATCTTTGGGTGTGAAATATATGATTTATGTCAATCACTTATAGTCATTCATACTTACTTACCTTCGTTTTGTGGGGCTTGATTTACTACCAACGAATGCTCTAATGGAATTTGAAATGACGAATTCTCGGTTTGCCTAAAAAGgataaaatatctttttgtaagTTTAAAAGACAGTAATTGTGAAATTCACGAATACGCATATAATCCTTAATACAGGAATCAAAACCAATTGTTCGCTGGACTAAAAAAACAGTAATTCACCAAAGATTTTACAAGCAATACTACGATATAGATCAATAATAACTACATAGTGCAGATAGCGATGGTGATATCAAACAGTGTTCTAATAAACAAACAAGTCATAAGAAAATTGCACTTCTCTAACGAGTCTGATGAGGAAGTCgtctgcaatctgactaaagtacttgatcttctaaacgaagatctgagaacgacccattcacattcgtcttctgtatattttggatttccaatattgctatttttattttcgtaaacctatttttgtttgaactaatcagacaacttgttcgaatgtcaaagagtaagaaaaatttgcagttagtccagggctcgaacccgggacctctcgtttacagagcaagtgccctaccgactgagctaaccggctatctgacatctttcgacataaaaattgttgatatcaaaacacaaagctttttaaagcttgcagaatgttgtaaggtagcttttgattggctagcggaagggttgtcagaacgaggccatcaatagctcgttgtcagatcctatgcgtagcgtaataggagatgtactttagtcagattgaagtCGTCTGTTAAAGAGCAAGTCATACTGGTGTTGAATATAAAAACCCTGAATAGATGTCAAGCGTTTTACAAAACACATCAAATATACAACAATGACACATACTGAAACAGTAGTGACCTGTTTACAAATCGAGCCGAACTTAACTTTGTTGGTAAACGGGATCTAATGCATTGAATATGACAGCCCAGTTTAAACACGTTacttcatatttatgttaaaagtGATATAAATGTCCGTATAGAATCTATGTAGAAGAAACACAACTtttgatatttatgtattttagtaAGATGTTCCagcaaaatataacaaaacagttCACGTTGCAATGGCCCATTCCGATATTCTACCTTTTATTACaagcaatttataaaatattacctGTCTGTAGATCGTATTTTGCTTACTATTATCcataaaattgaaatacataatGCAGTAGTAGTCAAGGCCAAGAATGTTGCCAGAACAATAATTGTAGTGGTTGCTTTTGAATTATCATCAGATGGAACTTCCGGTTTCCCTGAATTAGATAACGTACGTACAGACAGGAGATCGTCTGCCATATAAAATCCATAGATCAAATGAATTGAACTGAAtgcttttgtttatttacatacaaTTGATAAGATGATAAATAATAGCATCAACTATTCTGTTATCTTAGTAGTAAGAGTAGTAATGTGTTTTTTCTTCCTTAAAATATTGATGTACAGATCAATATAGTTGTACCTTTACTAATCCTGTCTGTGCTGTATTAAAAATAAGTTATATCGTGACATCTgatacataacataacataactttaTTGGCATTAAATGACATAATACATTTATAGCCTATACATGTGTATAATACAATAAACCTGTAGTGAAGACATGAATTTACATAGA
It includes:
- the LOC128548227 gene encoding uncharacterized protein LOC128548227, whose product is MADDLLSVRTLSNSGKPEVPSDDNSKATTTIIVLATFLALTTTALCISILWIIVSKIRSTDRQTENSSFQIPLEHSLVVNQAPQNEVSEADNSAYDILDRTQGAPEHTYDTASVSASESTGNSGNADYMNLQIKKSRNANNRT